A part of Cotesia glomerata isolate CgM1 linkage group LG4, MPM_Cglom_v2.3, whole genome shotgun sequence genomic DNA contains:
- the LOC123262491 gene encoding uncharacterized protein LOC123262491, whose protein sequence is MKEAIWATYYHYSSTDTKPQHDNCPKGPDSWCAWQRASATNTLSSFKHEYTPLPDEVLIAMKPIYDDLSKDELLERCVGGFTQNNNESFNQLIWKITPKILPAGSKIVNIAALVAACIFNEGTSALLLIMHGMDLKLGRNSHEYARISDENRVCAAEKKSASETREARIRHRQEQKDALDIATAAGSLLYGPGIDDSL, encoded by the exons atgaaagaggcTATATGGGCTACCTATTATCACTATAGCTCTACAGATACAAAACCTCAGCACGATAACTGCCCAAAAGGTCCAGACTCTTGGTGCGCTTGGCAACGAGCATCAGCTACAAATACTCTTTCATCATTTAAACATGAGTATACTCCATTACCAGATGAAGTTTTGATTGCTATGAAACCAATATATGATGATCTCAGTAAGGATGAGCTTCTTGAACGGTGTGTTGGTGGTTTCACACAAAATAACAACGAGAGCTTCAACCAGTTGATCTGgaaaattactccaaaaataCTTCCTGCTGGTTCAAAGATTGTTAATATTGCGGCATTGGTCGCTGCTTGTATCTTCAATGAAGGAACATCagctttattattgattatgcACGGTATGGATTTAAAATTAGGCCGAAACTCCCACGAATATGCCCGAATTTCGGATGAAAACCGTGTATGCGCAGCCGAAAAAAAATCTGCGAGCGAGACTCGCGAAGCCAGAATCCGTCATCGACAGGAGCAAAAGGATGCCCTGGACATTGCAACTGCTGCAGGATCTTTACTTTATGGCCCAGGAATCGACGATTCACT ATGA
- the LOC123262464 gene encoding putative gustatory receptor 28b, whose product MKHVSSNNLNKKMYNKNRKSLLGSYKIIQHVSSKIIGLAPWTLKVSSIFSDREQIPNRNITYSSSFIGIVYNIILFLGIASFGIYKMIVNAMNQRFSNSLLAMTIYQLLFVTLINASFIPLIYFIQQKSMMKAINNLKIVDFLLNQCKDYTLESDYTNDVIYAINVLMNFGLITSDLFTSSVISVLFESIPSIISSGVMIQYAIQLNKMNRRFSSINSAFSKLGNHNLKSDINYVPSETQVVQSRALILAIDITKKAYIELCEMCEMITDFYGIPILIAIFSFSVRALFTVYILILSIVKSQFFIISWYLLTIRIIFAIFLFTTLTCSVTTIAKQNKRLALTINHQTDLPEIDEKVEKNLLKFASDLRHLKIEVTACNIIPLDRTLLSIVTGTIATYLVIGVQFALSSRPTRNN is encoded by the exons ATGAAACACGTAAGCTCCaacaatttaaacaaaaaaatgtataataaaaaCCGAAAATCGTTGCTTGGAAGTTACAAAATAATTCAGCATGtctcttcaaaaataattggTTTAGCGCCGTGGACACTAAAAGTTTCCAGTATTTTCTCAGATCGTGAACAAATTCCCAACAGAAATATAACTTATTCTTCTTCATTTATTGGAATAGTGTACAACATTATTCTTTTTTTGGGTATCGCTTCGTTTGGTATCTATAAAATGATTGTTAACGCAATGAACCAACGATTCAGTAACTCATTGCTTGCAATgacaatttatcaattattgttCGTGACACTGATAAATGCTAGCTTCATACCGttgatttatttcattcagCAAAAGTCCATGATGAAAGCGattaataatctaaaaattgtGGACTTTCTATTGAATCAGTGCAAGGATTATACGCTAGAAAGTGATTACACCAATGACGTAATCTATGCCATCAATGTGCTTATGAATTTTGGTCTAATTACTTCGGATCTATTCACTAGTTCAGTAATAAGTGTCTTGTTCGAAAGCATACCCAGTATTATAAGCAGCGGGGTGATGATCCAATACGCAATTCagctaaataaaatgaatagaaGATTCAGCAGCATCAATTCAGCGTTTTCAAAGCTGGGAAATCACAATTTAAAGTCTGATATTAATTATGTGCCGTCAGAGACGCAGGTAGTCCAATCACGCGCACTTATTCTTGCGATTGATATAACCAAGAAGGCGTACATCGAACTGTGTGAAATGTGTGAAATGATTACCGACTTTTACGGAATTCCAATTTTAATTGCCATTTTTTCGTTTTCTGTTAGGGCTTTATTCACGGTTTACATTTTGATTTTGTCAATTgtaaaaagtcaattttttatcatctcaTGGTATCTATTGACAATACGTATAATATTtgcgatttttttatttacgacGCTGACTTGCAGTGTAACCACAATAGCAAAACag AATAAAAGATTGGCATTGACCATTAACCATCAGACGGATCTACCTGAAATCGATGAGAAAGTTGAGAAAAAT CTATTAAAATTCGCAAGTGACCTTCGTCACTTGAAGATTGAAGTAACTGCTTGCAACATTATACCACTTGATCGTACTCTTCTGTCAATA